One part of the Nymphaea colorata isolate Beijing-Zhang1983 chromosome 8, ASM883128v2, whole genome shotgun sequence genome encodes these proteins:
- the LOC116258836 gene encoding expansin-A2-like yields the protein MADRSLAWLVLAMAAVGSCMSMAVDQAPGPWRHAHATFYGDIKGGETTAGACAYEDVFAKGYGLHTTALSTALFQDGATCGACYELMCYNSTWCLPGAGTIKVTATNFCPPNWSIPSDAGGWCNPPRRHFDLSMPMFLRIAQYRGGIVPVAYRRIPCIRHGGIKFEMGGNNDWTSVLVYNVAGNGEVSAVGVRTTGSQEFTPLKRNWGQLWNWPDYSGHVGQGMSIRVTTSDGMVVYSHNVVPANWQLGQTFEGNQF from the exons ATGGCCGATCGGTCTCTTGCTTGGTTGGTGTTGGCCATGGCCGCCGTGGGCTCTTGCATGAGCATGGCGGTGGATCAGGCGCCGGGTCCATGGCGGCATGCCCATGCGACGTTCTACGGCGACATCAAAGGAGGAGAAACCACAG CTGGTGCGTGCGCCTACGAGGACGTGTTTGCGAAGGGCTACGGGCTGCACACGACGGCCTTGAGCACGGCGCTGTTCCAGGACGGGGCGACGTGCGGAGCGTGCTACGAGCTCATGTGCTACAACTCCACCTGGTGCCTCCCCGGCGCCGGCACCATCAAGGTGACGGCCACCAACTTCTGCCCCCCCAACTGGTCCATCCCCAGCGACGCCGGCGGCTGGTGCAACCCGCCCCGCCGGCACTTCGACCTCAGCATGCCCATGTTCCTCCGGATCGCCCAGTACCGGGGCGGCATCGTCCCCGTCGCCTACCGCCGCATCCCTTGCATCCGGCACGGCGGCATCAAGTTCGAGATGGGCGGCAACAACGACTGGACCAGCGTCCTCGTCTACAACGTGGCCGGCAACGGCGAGGTCTCCGCCGTTGGCGTGAGGACCACCGGCAGCCAGGAGTTCACGCCGCTGAAGAGGAACTGGGGGCAGCTGTGGAACTGGCCGGACTACAGCGGCCACGTCGGGCAGGGGATGTCCATCCGGGTCACCACCAGCGACGGTATGGTCGTCTACTCCCACAACGTCGTCCCCGCCAATTGGCAGCTCGGCCAGACCTTTGAGGGCAACCAATTCTAA